In one Oryza glaberrima chromosome 2, OglaRS2, whole genome shotgun sequence genomic region, the following are encoded:
- the LOC127761129 gene encoding AUGMIN subunit 6: MATDREKEREAELESAMYTNCLLLGLDLAVLGSPSSPAAGPRVGLFRHSNPRLGEQLLYFLLSSLRGPAQSAKDFDKVWPIFDSAQSREFRKIVQGIISELEQQGALPRSNSRVSSLATCCGPRFVELLWQLSVHALREVHRRTFAADVASSPLPAALTDVSYLHAAALLPVTKARIALERRKFLKNANIAVQRQTTWSNLAHEMTAEFRSLCAEEAYLQQELEKLQDMRNKSKLEGELWDERISSSSGQNSHLVSKATRLWETILARKGQHEVLASGPIEDLIAHREHRYRISGSQLLAAMDLSSSVPHSELLSSRASEASPFLDKQEQMSALFQGKEEALSRLDDRNGRAQQQTVDVAEILRRWTHALQRIHKQSLHLAKANDGDGPELLRSASDGETSTHADSLTATLAEHRQHLVSIQGLINQLKEAIPAMQQSIADLSEEVNSVSSNPMDKIISRLSPSVQNSGFGRAEESSSELLEMTSKLSSTHLDKAGSSPALKLPPLFSLTPSSSGKGTQAQKRNALGRQPSQEILSEEKTLPLPSTKDETNGSIHENEGYFAHNIRRSVREAALSKPLRNPERPHDQSSDDGSEHFFIPLSTGASKMEIDAVDNNRRMQKLGFSSPQMKFSDLHFNVDSPMHATPVLSSKLNGHDDPNTVTSMLDPVSGLGHQSFITDDALDQVFSPPLLLETSLFQDAYEDLLAPLSETDTALMEH; encoded by the exons atggcgacggatCGGGAGAAGGAGCGGGAAGCGGAGCTGGAGAGCGCCATGTACACCAactgcctcctcctcggcctcgatCTCGCCGTCCTCGGTTCCCCctcgtcccccgccgccggccctcGCGTCGGCCTCTTCCGCCACTCCAATCCCCGCCTCGGCGAACAGCTCCTctacttcctcctctcttcgCTCCGCGGGCCCGCGCAGTCCGCCAAG GACTTTGATAAGGTGTGGCCGATCTTCGACTCCGCACAATCCAGAGAGTTTAGGAAG ATCGTGCAAGGAATCATCAGCGAGCTGGAGCAGCAGGGAGCTCTGCCACGGAGCAACTCCAGGGTATCTTCACTCGCCACCTGCTGTGGGCCGAG ATTTGTTGAGCTATTGTGGCAACTCTCTGTGCATGCCTTGAGAGAAGTCCACAGGAGAACATTTGCTGCTGATGTTGCATCAAGCCCGCTGCCTGCAGCACTCACAGACGTCTCTTATCTACATGCCGCTGCATTACTCCCTGTGACTAAG GCAAGGATAGCTCTTGAGAGGCgtaaatttctaaaaaatgcaAATATTGCTGTTCAAAGGCAAACAACCTGGTCAAATTTAGCCCATGAAATGACAGCTGAATTCCGAAGTCTTTGTGCTGAAGAG GCCTACCTACAGCAGGAGTTAGAGAAGCTGCAAGACATGCGAAACAAATCCAAACTGGAAGGGGAACTTTGGGATGAACGTATCTCAAGTTCATCTGGACAGAATTCCCATTTGGTGTCTAAGGCAACTCGTTTGTGGGAAACAATATTGGCTCGCAAAG GCCAACATGAGGTCTTAGCTTCTGGACCAATTGAAGATCTTATAGCACATCGTGAGCATAG GTACCGTATATCAGGATCTCAATTGCTAGCAGCAATGGATTTGAGTTCAAGCGTTCCACATTCTGAGTTACTATCATCTCGAGCTAGTGAAGCGTCTCCATTTTTGGACAAACAAGAACAGATGTCTGCTCTATTCCAAGGAAAGGAAGAAGCCCTCTCAAGGTTAGATGATAGGAATGGACGTGCTCAACAACAGACTGTTGATGTGGCTGAAATTCTTCGCCGTTGGACTCATGCTTTACAGCGTATTCATAAACAGTCTCTTCATTTG GCCAAAGCAAATGATGGAGATGGACCAGAACTACTCCGAAGTGCATCTGATGGTGAAACTAGTACCCATGCTGACTCATTAACGGCAACATTGGCTGAACATCGTCAGCACTTAGTCAGTATACAG GGCCTAATTAATCAACTCAAGGAAGCTATCCCGGCAATGCAGCAGTCAATAGCAGATCTGTCAGAGGAAGTAAATAGCGTATCTAGTAATCCAATGGATAAAATCATCTCCAGATTGTCTCCGTCAGTGCAAAATTCAGGGTTTGGAAGAGCAGaa GAAAGCAGCAGTGAACTTTTAGAGATGACTTCCAAGCTTTCTTCTACACACCTTGACAAGGCTGGGAGCAGTCCTGCTCTAAAGCTACCACCTTTATTTAGTCTGACTCCAAGTTCTTCTGGAAAAGGAACACAGGCACAAAAAAGGAATGCGTTAGGACGGCAACCTAGCCAAGAAATCCTGTCTGAAGAGAAAACTCTTCCCCTTCCCTCAACTAAAGATGAAACAAATGGCTCAATACATG AAAATGAGGGTTATTTTGCTCATAACATCAGACGTTCTGTTCGTGAAGCTGCTCTATCAAAGCCATTAAGAAACCCAGAGAGGCCACATGACCAGAGTAGTGATGATGGTTCAGAGCACTTCTTTATTCCCCTATCAACAGGTGCTTCAAAGATGGAGATTGATGCCGTCGATAATAATAGAAGAATGCAAAAACTGGGTTTTTCATCACCACAAATGAAGTTCAGTGATCTTCACTTCAATGTTGACAGCCCAATGCATGCAACTCCTGTTCTGTCAAGTAAACTTAATGGGCATGATGATCCTAACACTGTCACAAGCATGCTTGATCCAGTAAGTGGTCTGGGACATCAGTCATTTATAACTGATGATGCTCTTGATCAAGTATTCTCCCCACCACTGTTGTTGGAGACTTCTTTATTTCAGGATGCATACGAGGACTTGCTTG CTCCATTATCTGAAACCGATACAGCTTTAATGGAACACTAG
- the LOC127763549 gene encoding beta-1,2-xylosyltransferease XAX1: MTSTAYSRPSKLPGGGNGSDRRLPPRLMRGLTTKIEPKKLGVGLLAGCCLALLTYVSLAKLFAIYSPVFASTANTSALMQNSPPSSPETGPIPPQETAAGAGNNDSTVDPVDLPEDKSLVEAQPQEPGFPSAESQEPGLPAALSRKENDAERAAAAAASEIKQSEKKNGVAAGGDTKIKCDENGVDEGFPYARPSVCELYGDVRVSPKQKTIYVVNPSGAGGFDENGEKRLRPYARKDDFLLPGVVEVTIKSVPSEAAAPKCTKQHAVPAVVFSVAGYTDNFFHDMTDAMIPLFLTTAHLKGEVQILITNYKPWWVQKYTPLLRKLSNYDVINFDEDAGVHCFPQGYLGLYRDRDLIISPHPTRNPRNYTMVDYNRFLRDALELRRDRPSVLGEEPGMRPRMLIISRAGTRKLLNLEEVAAAATELGFNVTVAEAGADVPAFAALVNSADVLLAVHGAGLTNQIFLPAEAVVVQIVPWGNMDWMATNFYGQPARDMQLRYVEYYVGEEETSLKHNYSRDHMVFKDPKALHAQGWQTLAATIMKQDVEVNLTRFRPILLQALDRLQQ, from the exons ATGACGTCGACGGCGTACTCCCGGCCGTCGAAGCtgccgggcggcggcaacggcagcgACCGCAGGCTGCCGCCGCGGCTGATGAGGGGCCTCACCACCAAGATCGAGCCCAAGAAGCTCGgcgtcggcctcctcgccggctgcTGCCTCGCGCTCCTCACCTACGTCTCCCTTGCCAAGCTCTTCGCAATCTACTCCCCTGTGTTCG CCAGCACAGCCAACACATCCGCTCTGATGCAGAActcgccgccatcctcgccggaGACGGGACCCATTCCGCCCCAAGAAACTGCAGCTGGCGCCGGAAACAATGACAGCACTGTGGACCCCGTCGATCTCCCTGAGGACAAGTCGCTGGTGGAGGCGCAGCCTCAAGAACCCGGCTTCCCCTCGGCGGAATCTCAGGAGCCTGGCTTGCCGGCGGCGCTCTCGAGGAAGGAGAATGAtgcggagagggcggcggcggcggcggcctcggagATAAAGCAAT CCGAGAAGAAgaacggcgtggcggcgggtgGTGATACCAAGATAAAGTGCGACGAGAACGGCGTGGACGAGGGCTTCCCGTACGCGCGGCCATCGGTTTGCGAGCTGTACGGCGACGTCCGCGTCAGCCCCAAGCAGAAGACCATTTACGTCGTGAACCCGTCGGGCGCCGGCGGCTTCGACGAGAACGGCGAGAAGCGGCTCCGGCCCTACGCCCGCAAGGACGATTTCCTCCTCCCGGGCGTGGTGGAGGTGACTATCAAGTCCGTGCCCTCCGAGGCGGCGGCCCCCAAGTGCACGAAGCAGCACGCCGTCCCCGCCGTGGTGTTCTCCGTGGCCGGGTACACGGACAACTTCTTCCACGACATGACCGATGCCATGATCCCGCTATTCCTGACGACGGCGCACCTCAAGGGCGAGGTCCAGATCCTCATCACCAACTACAAGCCGTGGTGGGTGCAGAAGTACACGCCGCTGCTCCGCAAGCTGTCCAACTACGACGTCATCAACTTCGACGAGGACGCCGGCGTGCACTGCTTCCCGCAGGGGTACCTCGGTCTGTACCGCGACCGCGACCTCATCATCTCCCCGCACCCGACCCGCAACCCGCGCAACTACACCATGGTGGACTACAACCGCTTCCTCCGCGACGCTCTGGAGCTCCGGCGCGACCGCCCGTCGGTGCTGGGCGAGGAGCCCGGGATGCGGCCGCGGATGCTGATCATCTCCCGCGCCGGCACGCGCAAGCTGCTGAACCTCGAGGAggtggccgcggccgcgacgGAGCTTGGTTTCAACGTGACGGTGGCGGAGGCCGGTGCTGACGTGCCCGCGTTCGCGGCGCTGGTGAACTCGGCGGACGTGCTGCTGGCCGTGCACGGCGCCGGGCTGACGAACCAGATCTTCCTCCCGGCGGAGGCCGTGGTGGTGCAGATCGTGCCGTGGGGGAACATGGACTGGATGGCGACCAACTTTTACGGGCAGCCGGCGAGGGACATGCAGCTCCGGTACGTGGAGTACtacgtcggcgaggaggagacgagcCTGAAGCACAACTACTCGCGAGATCACATGGTGTTCAAGGACCCCAAGGCGCTCCACGCGCAGGGATGGCAGACACTCGCCGCGACTATCATGAAGCAGGACGTCGAGGTCAACCTCACCAGGTTCCGGCCAATCCTGCTGCAGGCGCTCGACAGGCTGCAGCAGTAA